A region of the Yarrowia lipolytica chromosome 1C, complete sequence genome:
CTTGGCGATGACGGGCACCACGTTGGCAATCTCAGTCAGCTTTTTGAGCACGACTATGTCGATGGGCTTGAGACCGTGGCCGGTGGGCTggatgaagaagagcacACAATGCACCCGGGTGTCGGGAAGATGCTTCTCTCGCTGCGCAGTCAGCTCCTTTCGAAGGTACTGGCTGTGCTGGTCCTTGATGTACTTGGTGATGGGGTCCCAGCACTTTTCGTTGTTGACCTGGTCACCGTAACCAGGGGTATCGATGatgttgagcttgagacGCACGCCGTTCTCCTCAACCACATGACTGACGCACTTGATGTCGGGGGTCTTAGTGATGGGTTCGCCGGCCTCAGTTcgtccagaagaagatgcCAACTGCGACGCAAACAGAGTGTTGATGAGCGTGGTCTTTCCGAGACCAGACTGGCCCACAACCATCAGGTTGAACTGGAACCCTCGCTTCAGAAGCCGTCGCTCAATCTGCTGGGTGATGGAGTCGAACCCGACCTTGCTGCCGGGCGTGATGGTTTCGGTGGACATCATTTATGagtggttgtgtggtggtACAGATGTGTGTTGGTGATACGTACAATAGGGTGTATGTAATGCGTGTCGCGTTTCCCCTGAACTTTAATTTTCAAGTTGGAGGCCGGGTAACGGGAGGGAATGTGTGAGATTAGCCAAATGTGCCAGACATGGGTGATTTGGAGGGGGCTGAGGATAATATTTGATCAATGactcgatcacgtgatgttTATGAGATTAGGAATGATTTCAATTTATATTATTAAGCAATTGGCGAGAATCAGTCTTGTTTGTTGCGACTGACGAGGTCGTAGCTAATCTCAAGACAAGACACAGTAATACAACCAGAAATAAGTGTAATGAACGACCTAAAGTCCCCAGGTGATAAAAATGGGGTTTATATAGGGATCTCACCTTTTTTGatcttgtttttgtgtcccTGGAGGCCTTTCAGACGCGAACTTGCGGTTGAGCGActatttttattttattatgGTCTCTTACTGATGACCAATAGATTCTTGAGATCATCTACTTCTCAACGACAACAAACAAGCGTTATATATCACGAGAATCGGCTCATCGACATATATTCTCCATTCTCTTCGTCCTCCAAATTTAAACCCTAACCCAGTAACCACAGTGTtcccatcacgtgactctgaAAAATCCTCCCAACCATATTCACCACCTCGAGTCTGAGATCatcacacaacacacacgATCCAAAATGGCTCTACAACTGACCAAGCCGTTTGTGGCTGCTCTCAGCGCCCAGATTCCCGTGGCCGTGAGCGTCACTCTTGCCCCCGGTCTTCTGGGAGGTCTTTTCGGAGGAGCCCAGCAtgatctggatctggagacCCCCAGCCGAGAGGTGGATCTGGAACAGCATAAGCATGAGGACTGCGACCACGGCATTGTGTACGCCGTGCCCAAAAAGAAGGTGTCGTACGGCCAAAAACGAAAGCGATTCCTCGCTGACACAAAGGCCCTCAAGCCCTTGACTAACCTCAACCGATGTCCTGCCTGTGGACATGTCAAGCGAATGCACACTCTGTGTATGCACTGCTTCTACGAGCTGCGATCCTTCTTTGCCAAGAAGACTCGAGACGCTGAGTCGCTGGtggacaagaagcagcCTCCCACTCTGCCTGCTCACGACGAGGCCTTta
Encoded here:
- a CDS encoding mitochondrial 54S ribosomal protein bL32m (Compare to YALI0C21109g, similar to Saccharomyces cerevisiae MRPL32 (YCR003W); ancestral locus Anc_1.420, similar to uniprot|P25348 Saccharomyces cerevisiae YCR003w MRPL32 ribosomal protein YmL32 mitochondrial) translates to MALQLTKPFVAALSAQIPVAVSVTLAPGLLGGLFGGAQHDLDLETPSREVDLEQHKHEDCDHGIVYAVPKKKVSYGQKRKRFLADTKALKPLTNLNRCPACGHVKRMHTLCMHCFYELRSFFAKKTRDAESLVDKKQPPTLPAHDEAFIYKNKIDRPHYDKLKDTASYVLKYPRSQVYKKKDKSRD